The segment TGTCAGCATCGCGACTTTGATGTTCAGTTCGTGAAGCTGTTTGATTGCGGCTGCAGACGTTTGCTTAACCGGGTCGGAAACGGCAATCAATCCTGCGAAAGTCCCATCGACCCCGGCAAACATGACGGTGCGGCCCTGATTTTGTAATTCAACTGCACGATCGGACATCGACTCGATGTTGGCGATGCCCTTTTCCCGCAACAGATGCTCGTTGCCAATCAAAATTGAGTGACCTTCGACGGTACCAACGACGCCTCCGCCGGTAATTGAATCAAATCTCTCAACTGAGGACAGTTGCAGTTTTTTTTCTTTTGCTCCGTTCACAATTGCCGCCGCCAACGGATGCTCGCTGTAGCTTTCGACGGCAGCGCAAACAGCCAACAGTTGATCTGCGTTGAAAGGTGTATTTGAACTGATTTCGATCTCGGTAAGCCGCGGGCGTCCTTCAGTTAACGTCCCGGTTTTGTCCACGATCAAAGTGTCGATCTTCTCCATCGTTTCCAGCACTTCAGCGTTCTTGATCAACACACCTTCTTTGGCTCCGCGACCAACGCCGACCATGATCGACATCGGCGTCGCCAGCCCCAAGGCACAAGGGCAAGCGATGATCAGAACGGCAACTGCGTTGACCAGAGCGTAAGCCAACGCTGGCTGGGCGGGAGAGAGGAACGCCCAAATGATGAAGGTCGCGATCGCGGCAACGACCACGGCAGGGACAAACCAGCCCGCTACCGTGTCGGCGACTTTTTGAATCGGCGCCCGACTGCGTTGAGCGTTGGCGACCATGTTGACAATCTGAGAAAGCGTCGTGTCACCACCGACCCGCAACGCTTTCATTTGAAAGGCTCCTGTTTGATTGACGGTGCCACCGATGACTTCGTCGCCTACGACTTTCGAAACTGCAATCGGTTCGCCTGTAATCATTGACTCGTCGACCGAACTCTTGCCGTCGACTACTTCACCATCAACGGGGATCTTGTCACCGGGTACTACTTTGATGATCTCGTTTTCCTGAACTTGTTCGAGCTGCACTTCTTGCTCGACGCCGTTGCGGATGACTCGCGCCGTCGGCGGGGCAAGTGACAACAGTTCTGCAATGGCTCCGCTTGTGCGACGACGGGCTCGCAATTCGAGAACTTGGCCGAGTAATACCAGTGCGATAATCACAGCGGCGGCTTCAAAGTAGACGGCGACGCTACCGTGTTCCTTGAAGGATTCTGGAATCCAATGCGGAAAGACTAAGGCGATGGTGCTATAGGCGTAAGCGGCACCGACGCCCAATGAAATGAGCGTGAACATGTTCAGGTTCCAACTCAGAACGGAGCGGTAGCCACGCACAAAAAAAGGCCAGCCACACCAAAACACGATGGGCGTCGTGAGTGTGAATTGAAGCCAACGCGACACGGTTGGTCCGCCGATCCACTGGTCGATCGGAATGCCGACCATAGGCAACATCGCCAGCAGAAAAACGGGCACAGCCAAGGCGACCGATATCCAAAACC is part of the Mariniblastus fucicola genome and harbors:
- a CDS encoding heavy metal translocating P-type ATPase codes for the protein MDTDDQAVDPICGMQVDPDTALSSSKDSETFYFCSRHCQEKFESMDAPVSGCCQQESSGEKVKPTSSANYYCPMCEGIESDQPGDCPKCGMALEPTHFAQPAQETIYTCPMHPEVEQDQPGACPICGMDLEPKYVTAETADGDSELVSMTNRFWISVALAVPVFLLAMLPMVGIPIDQWIGGPTVSRWLQFTLTTPIVFWCGWPFFVRGYRSVLSWNLNMFTLISLGVGAAYAYSTIALVFPHWIPESFKEHGSVAVYFEAAAVIIALVLLGQVLELRARRRTSGAIAELLSLAPPTARVIRNGVEQEVQLEQVQENEIIKVVPGDKIPVDGEVVDGKSSVDESMITGEPIAVSKVVGDEVIGGTVNQTGAFQMKALRVGGDTTLSQIVNMVANAQRSRAPIQKVADTVAGWFVPAVVVAAIATFIIWAFLSPAQPALAYALVNAVAVLIIACPCALGLATPMSIMVGVGRGAKEGVLIKNAEVLETMEKIDTLIVDKTGTLTEGRPRLTEIEISSNTPFNADQLLAVCAAVESYSEHPLAAAIVNGAKEKKLQLSSVERFDSITGGGVVGTVEGHSILIGNEHLLREKGIANIESMSDRAVELQNQGRTVMFAGVDGTFAGLIAVSDPVKQTSAAAIKQLHELNIKVAMLTGDNERTAKAVADQLSIDEVEAGVSPEDKHDRVKQLQSSGAIVAMAGDGINDAPALAQANVGIAMGTGTDVAIESAGVTLVKGDLNGIVKAIKLSRDTMSNIRQNLFFAFIYNALGVPIAAGILVPLFGINALLSPMIAAAAMSLSSVSVIANALRLRNS